One window of Nodularia sp. LEGE 06071 genomic DNA carries:
- a CDS encoding DUF3082 domain-containing protein gives MSDSKVTQSEAQTQVPPTPLRCITGAVFAGGLGYAMYLLMISIATTFAAKPIHSDNPMVVNIGSAVRTLVVGVVALGTGIFGIVAIGLLALAIQLVVQQLTKPKNS, from the coding sequence ATGAGTGATTCAAAAGTAACACAATCAGAAGCTCAAACCCAGGTTCCGCCGACTCCCTTACGTTGTATAACGGGAGCGGTATTTGCTGGCGGGTTAGGATATGCGATGTATTTGCTGATGATATCCATAGCGACAACTTTTGCGGCTAAACCTATTCATTCAGATAACCCAATGGTGGTGAATATTGGCTCTGCTGTTCGGACTTTGGTTGTAGGTGTAGTTGCTTTGGGAACTGGGATATTTGGGATAGTTGCAATTGGTTTGTTAGCTTTGGCAATCCAATTAGTGGTGCAGCAATTGACAAAGCCCAAAAACAGTTAA
- a CDS encoding response regulator, which produces MIQESPKTILIIEDHASTRSLYVRGLEAEGFKTIGAENGRVGVEKAQTYLPDLVICDIVMPDMDGYSVLQRMRQDPVTAIIPFIFLTGSDHQTDVRKGMELGADDYLTKPSTLEQLLKAIAIRLEKQSLLHYWYATKSHQMPESVPAQTTKSVTSELIFPPIPHLKEVFDYIEANYHRGITLSTVAEAVGYSPAYLTSRVKKKTGETVNGWIVKRRMAAARLLLRDSDQTIEQIATALGYQNACHFSRQFRQDHGIPPKTWRNQNQFSQISSHEPPQLLNIQPQYENYAPLGRG; this is translated from the coding sequence ATGATCCAGGAATCTCCGAAAACAATTCTCATAATTGAAGATCATGCTAGTACCCGCAGTCTTTATGTCAGGGGACTTGAGGCTGAAGGTTTTAAAACCATAGGTGCAGAAAATGGTCGTGTTGGTGTGGAAAAAGCACAAACCTATTTACCCGATTTGGTGATTTGCGATATTGTCATGCCAGATATGGATGGTTATAGCGTTCTCCAGAGGATGCGCCAAGATCCTGTGACTGCGATTATTCCCTTCATTTTTCTCACTGGTAGCGATCATCAGACAGATGTTCGTAAAGGTATGGAGTTGGGCGCAGATGACTATCTGACTAAACCTTCTACTTTAGAGCAATTACTCAAAGCGATCGCCATCCGATTGGAAAAGCAATCACTTTTGCATTACTGGTATGCGACTAAATCTCATCAAATGCCAGAATCAGTACCCGCACAGACAACGAAGTCTGTCACCTCTGAGTTAATCTTTCCGCCGATTCCCCATCTCAAAGAAGTTTTCGATTACATTGAAGCTAATTATCATCGAGGAATTACTTTATCTACTGTGGCTGAAGCGGTGGGTTATTCACCAGCTTACTTAACAAGTAGAGTCAAGAAAAAAACAGGTGAAACTGTTAATGGTTGGATAGTCAAGCGCCGCATGGCCGCAGCCCGTCTCTTATTGAGGGATAGTGACCAGACAATTGAGCAGATTGCTACAGCCCTGGGCTATCAAAATGCTTGTCATTTCTCCCGCCAGTTTCGTCAAGATCACGGCATACCTCCCAAAACTTGGAGAAACCAAAATCAATTTTCTCAAATTTCGAGTCATGAGCCGCCGCAATTGCTCAATATTCAGCCTCAATATGAAAACTATGCACCTTTAGGTCGAGGTTAA
- a CDS encoding sensor histidine kinase has translation MYQWIDELQNTQKHLQQEIAELKHKEVQLQKSLSLLRSTLESTAHGIIAVSLKGDILGFNQKFVDMWQIPNSLILSSNYLQCQAFFEQELKYPEAYGQVMREVSSQSDLDSYDILELKDGRIFAQYSQPQWLEGKIIGRVWSIWDVTPFQPTEELPQLNEASWCTLAKTTNASIFLIQGWDLSYMNRAAEVLTGYTKDDLLTGFDARQLFKNQKRKQVHNKDLEYQEIKILEKNGTERWLACAVAKLDEQETPVEMITGIDITEYKQAESDLNQTLEKTKQLSELKAHFMSMVCHQFRTPLNVVSFSNSLLKRQIHESQEEKTRPLLDHIQSGVEQLTKMLDDILFFAKAEAAKVNYDAKPLNLVEFCHDLIAQIQTNSSENRINFVRQGSYITACMDQKLLEPIISNLLDNAMKYSPIGSVIDFKLFCECGKVVFQVTDRGVGIPVADRQRLFEPFYRGSNIHHLPGTGLGLSIVKTLVDLHSGHIAVESEVGVSTTFTIMLPAVKSKL, from the coding sequence ATGTACCAGTGGATTGACGAATTACAAAATACTCAAAAGCATTTACAACAAGAAATTGCTGAACTGAAGCACAAGGAGGTACAGCTCCAAAAGTCCCTTTCTCTACTGCGTTCTACCCTGGAATCTACGGCTCATGGCATTATTGCAGTGAGTCTAAAAGGAGATATTCTCGGTTTTAATCAGAAATTTGTCGATATGTGGCAGATTCCAAATTCTCTGATATTATCCAGCAACTATCTTCAATGCCAAGCTTTTTTCGAGCAGGAGCTAAAATATCCAGAAGCCTATGGCCAGGTGATGCGGGAAGTATCCAGTCAATCTGATTTGGACAGCTACGATATTTTAGAGTTAAAGGATGGGAGAATTTTTGCTCAATACTCTCAGCCGCAGTGGCTGGAGGGTAAAATTATCGGTAGAGTATGGAGCATTTGGGATGTGACTCCATTCCAGCCCACAGAAGAATTACCACAGTTGAATGAAGCTAGCTGGTGTACTTTGGCCAAAACCACAAATGCGAGCATTTTTCTAATTCAGGGCTGGGATTTATCTTACATGAATCGGGCGGCAGAAGTCCTGACTGGCTATACAAAAGATGATCTACTAACAGGATTTGATGCGCGCCAATTGTTCAAAAATCAAAAGCGTAAGCAGGTACATAATAAGGATTTAGAATACCAGGAAATCAAGATTCTGGAGAAAAACGGCACAGAACGCTGGTTAGCTTGTGCAGTCGCAAAGTTGGATGAGCAAGAAACACCAGTTGAAATGATTACAGGTATTGATATTACTGAATATAAACAAGCAGAATCGGATCTGAATCAAACTTTAGAAAAAACCAAACAACTCAGCGAACTGAAAGCGCACTTCATGTCTATGGTTTGCCATCAATTCCGCACCCCACTAAATGTGGTTTCATTCTCTAATAGTTTACTCAAAAGACAGATTCATGAATCTCAGGAGGAAAAAACACGACCATTACTTGATCACATTCAATCAGGTGTTGAACAGCTCACCAAAATGTTGGATGATATTCTGTTCTTCGCCAAAGCAGAAGCCGCCAAGGTCAACTATGATGCCAAACCCCTCAATTTGGTTGAGTTCTGCCATGATTTAATTGCCCAAATCCAGACAAATAGTAGCGAGAACCGCATAAATTTTGTGCGTCAAGGTAGCTACATCACAGCCTGTATGGATCAAAAACTGCTGGAACCGATCATCTCAAACTTACTCGACAATGCCATGAAATATTCTCCTATTGGCAGCGTGATTGATTTTAAACTCTTTTGTGAATGTGGGAAAGTAGTTTTCCAGGTTACAGATAGGGGTGTTGGCATTCCTGTTGCTGATAGACAGCGATTATTTGAGCCATTTTATCGAGGTAGCAATATTCATCATCTACCAGGTACTGGACTAGGGTTATCCATTGTCAAAACCCTTGTGGACTTACATAGTGGTCACATTGCTGTGGAAAGTGAAGTTGGTGTGAGTACCACATTTACCATCATGTTACCAGCAGTCAAATCAAAGTTATGA
- a CDS encoding HetP family heterocyst commitment protein, translating into MHQLNNSCNTQTAKKINTEQIEQIIKAIIAGKYSWACVLILRFSGYNPIDYIPYRTYIRLLKNNCLVDNSKSKDMEKKEVFDMNSNWIRL; encoded by the coding sequence ATGCATCAACTAAATAATAGTTGTAATACACAAACCGCTAAAAAAATTAACACAGAACAAATTGAACAAATTATCAAAGCAATTATTGCTGGTAAGTATTCGTGGGCTTGTGTATTAATTCTCCGGTTTTCTGGCTACAACCCTATAGACTACATACCTTACCGCACCTACATTCGACTGTTGAAAAACAATTGCTTAGTGGACAACTCCAAGTCAAAAGATATGGAAAAGAAAGAAGTATTTGACATGAACTCAAACTGGATTCGACTCTGA
- the trpC gene encoding indole-3-glycerol phosphate synthase TrpC: protein MIYPLTTVNTRLQPILREIVWHKKQEVTQMHQQMSLASLQRQLTAAPTVRDFLTALQQNPDKPGLIAEVQKASPLYGNIRTDFDPIAIAKAYERGGAACISVFTETAFFHGSFEHLRSIRQRVALPLLCKDFIIDPCQIYLARAAGADAVLLIAAILTDRELQDFLRVIHYLGMNALVEVHNLSELDRVLKLDDIRLVGINNQNLEDFTIDLSTTQQLLAARRSQLQNLGVIVISESGLYTSADLSLMAEAGTQAVIVGECLIKQEDIELAVRCLIKGD from the coding sequence ATGATTTACCCATTGACTACTGTTAATACCCGTCTGCAACCTATTCTCAGAGAGATTGTTTGGCATAAAAAGCAAGAAGTGACACAAATGCACCAACAGATGTCGTTGGCTTCTTTGCAACGCCAGTTAACAGCTGCGCCAACGGTGCGAGATTTCTTGACGGCTTTGCAACAAAATCCTGATAAACCTGGACTAATTGCAGAAGTTCAGAAAGCATCGCCACTTTATGGTAATATCCGCACAGACTTTGATCCCATAGCGATCGCTAAAGCTTATGAACGAGGTGGTGCAGCTTGTATCTCAGTTTTTACTGAAACAGCATTCTTTCATGGCAGTTTTGAACATCTGCGGTCAATCCGCCAGAGAGTAGCATTGCCCTTGTTGTGCAAAGACTTTATTATTGATCCGTGCCAAATTTATTTAGCACGAGCAGCAGGAGCAGATGCTGTACTACTAATCGCAGCCATTCTCACAGATCGGGAACTGCAAGACTTTCTCAGAGTAATTCACTATTTAGGGATGAATGCTTTGGTGGAAGTTCATAACTTGAGTGAACTAGATCGGGTTCTCAAGCTTGATGACATCCGCTTAGTTGGGATTAACAACCAGAATTTAGAGGATTTTACCATCGATCTCAGCACTACACAACAATTGCTGGCAGCGAGGCGATCGCAGTTACAAAACTTAGGGGTGATCGTTATCAGTGAGTCGGGATTATATACAAGTGCTGACTTATCTCTGATGGCTGAGGCTGGTACACAGGCAGTTATAGTGGGAGAATGTTTAATCAAACAAGAGGATATAGAGCTGGCTGTGCGTTGTCTAATTAAAGGTGATTAG
- a CDS encoding HhoA/HhoB/HtrA family serine endopeptidase has product MNKQVHDGDSSLNKISADQAHTKYQNQAPWKKTAASLSLVLLGSGMTLAGGYLAGNPEIISERTSNLAVSRVNAAPPLPTATGSNFVTEVVQKVGPAVVRIEASRTVTSRLPAQFNDPFFRQFFGSQLPEQQSQVQRGTGSGFIISKDGSILTNAHVVAGADKVRVILKDGRSFEGKVMGSDELTDVAVVKIDSNNLPMVEVGNSDQLQAGEWAIAIGNPLGLDNTVTTGIISATGRSSNQIGAPDKRVEFIQTDAAINPGNSGGPLLNARGQVIGMNTAIIQRAQGLGFAIPINTAQRISNQLIATGKAEHSYLGIQMVQLTPQIKERLNSDPNSGVKVNEDQGVLIVRVMPNSPASQAGLRAGDVIQQLNGQSVSEASSIQKAVENAQVGGDVRLGLRRNGQNINLAVRTGALPTQQVQ; this is encoded by the coding sequence ATGAACAAGCAAGTACACGATGGAGATTCCTCATTAAATAAGATTTCAGCTGATCAGGCTCATACCAAGTACCAAAATCAAGCCCCCTGGAAAAAGACAGCCGCCTCTTTATCACTCGTGCTGCTGGGATCAGGAATGACACTAGCAGGTGGTTATTTGGCTGGAAACCCAGAGATTATATCTGAGAGGACATCCAACTTAGCAGTGAGTCGAGTCAATGCTGCGCCTCCATTACCAACTGCTACAGGTTCTAACTTTGTTACCGAGGTAGTGCAGAAGGTGGGGCCAGCTGTAGTGCGGATCGAAGCTTCCCGAACCGTCACCAGTCGGTTACCTGCTCAATTTAACGATCCATTTTTCCGCCAATTCTTTGGATCTCAGCTACCAGAACAACAAAGCCAGGTACAACGAGGTACTGGTTCCGGTTTTATCATCAGTAAGGATGGTAGTATTCTCACCAATGCTCACGTAGTTGCTGGTGCGGATAAAGTCAGAGTCATACTCAAAGATGGGCGTAGCTTTGAAGGTAAGGTGATGGGGAGCGACGAATTAACAGATGTCGCCGTTGTGAAAATTGATTCCAACAATCTCCCGATGGTAGAAGTGGGGAACTCAGACCAACTACAAGCAGGAGAATGGGCGATCGCCATTGGTAATCCTTTAGGATTAGATAATACAGTCACCACAGGAATCATCAGTGCTACCGGTCGCAGTAGTAATCAAATTGGCGCACCTGATAAGCGAGTTGAATTTATTCAAACCGATGCAGCAATTAATCCTGGTAATTCCGGCGGTCCTTTGTTAAATGCTCGTGGTCAGGTAATTGGGATGAATACAGCCATTATCCAAAGAGCGCAAGGACTGGGTTTTGCTATTCCCATCAACACAGCTCAACGGATTTCCAACCAACTAATTGCTACAGGTAAAGCAGAGCATTCCTATCTGGGAATTCAGATGGTACAGTTAACGCCTCAAATCAAGGAACGTCTCAACTCAGACCCCAATAGCGGTGTCAAGGTGAATGAAGATCAAGGAGTCTTAATTGTGCGTGTTATGCCCAATTCACCCGCATCTCAAGCCGGCTTACGTGCAGGAGATGTCATCCAACAGCTGAACGGTCAATCAGTCTCAGAAGCCAGCAGTATCCAAAAAGCCGTAGAAAATGCTCAAGTCGGGGGAGATGTGCGCTTAGGATTGCGTCGCAATGGACAGAATATTAACTTAGCTGTGCGAACTGGTGCTTTACCCACTCAACAAGTGCAATAA
- a CDS encoding TSUP family transporter — protein MSNIVIQMLSIGLVAGLTGGMFGLGGGAIMVPAMVLLVGLDQKFATGTSIAAQILPIGILGAVVYYRNGNINIKYAAIIAVGLIVGNLFGALFANQAFISSEMIKKLYGIFLLLLALRYLI, from the coding sequence ATGTCTAATATAGTTATTCAAATGTTGAGTATTGGTTTAGTTGCTGGCTTGACTGGTGGTATGTTTGGTCTGGGGGGTGGTGCAATTATGGTTCCAGCAATGGTGTTGTTAGTTGGTCTGGATCAGAAGTTTGCCACTGGTACTTCTATTGCTGCCCAAATTTTGCCAATTGGTATTTTAGGCGCAGTCGTATACTATCGTAACGGCAACATAAATATTAAATATGCGGCAATTATTGCTGTTGGCCTAATAGTTGGTAATTTGTTTGGAGCTTTATTTGCTAATCAAGCATTTATTAGCAGTGAAATGATCAAGAAGTTGTATGGCATTTTTTTGTTACTTCTTGCTCTACGATATTTAATCTGA
- a CDS encoding acetamidase/formamidase family protein, translating to MMHHILKATRETVHLGGFSDLLKPVLTIDSGDTIDVETYTGYYVYDKAPPEFLTPEFLDICQNLGSERKVAGGPHLLTGPIYVRDAEPGDVLEIELQAIAPSLPVGFNAIRAGWGALPQQFTQPALRFIPLDLAHNTAEFPAHSGIKIPLKPFFGILGVATPENSRTSIPPGSYGGNIDNRELQAGSRIFLPIFVTGGLFSIGDGHSAQGDGEVNVTAIETSMNGRIKLTLRKDLQLTTPIAETPTDIITMGFAPTLDTALELAVKNMIDLLERFTNLSAEDAYVLCSLAVNFHITQVVNSPQKGVHGMLPKSILSQQICL from the coding sequence ATTATGCATCACATTTTAAAAGCCACGAGAGAAACTGTACATCTTGGTGGTTTCTCTGATCTACTTAAACCAGTACTCACAATTGATTCTGGCGATACCATAGACGTGGAAACTTACACTGGTTATTATGTTTACGACAAAGCACCACCGGAGTTTCTCACACCGGAATTTCTGGACATCTGCCAAAATCTAGGGTCAGAACGCAAAGTTGCGGGAGGTCCACATTTACTAACGGGGCCAATTTATGTGCGAGATGCCGAACCAGGTGACGTTTTAGAGATAGAATTACAAGCGATCGCACCGAGTTTACCAGTTGGCTTTAATGCCATTCGTGCAGGCTGGGGAGCCTTACCACAGCAGTTTACTCAACCGGCGCTGAGATTTATTCCCCTGGATTTAGCCCACAATACCGCCGAGTTTCCCGCTCATAGTGGCATCAAAATTCCCCTCAAACCCTTTTTTGGTATCCTGGGTGTCGCCACCCCAGAAAATTCCCGAACTTCAATTCCACCTGGTAGTTATGGTGGTAACATTGACAACCGTGAACTCCAAGCAGGTTCGCGGATATTTTTGCCTATTTTTGTGACTGGTGGATTATTCTCTATTGGTGATGGACATTCAGCCCAGGGAGATGGGGAAGTTAATGTCACCGCTATTGAAACTTCCATGAATGGTAGAATCAAGCTCACCCTTCGCAAAGATTTACAACTGACCACACCGATAGCTGAAACACCGACTGATATTATTACAATGGGTTTTGCACCAACTTTAGATACAGCTTTAGAACTAGCTGTAAAAAACATGATTGATCTTCTGGAACGGTTCACCAATTTATCGGCGGAAGATGCTTATGTCTTGTGTAGTTTAGCTGTAAATTTTCACATTACTCAAGTTGTTAATAGTCCCCAAAAAGGTGTTCATGGAATGCTACCCAAATCTATACTTTCGCAGCAAATATGTTTGTAA
- a CDS encoding MBL fold metallo-hydrolase: MRNNLSASSGVDADEAASELNCLPYSVQHHDEGVCLLVRMGPHRILLDCGLRDTSSLLTSLAKSARRGSSPIPADLVLVSHAHPDHARGLLDLHQAFPLLPIYASEVTSKLLPLNWLDEDPQIISQLCHALPLRSPVEIQEGLVVELFPAGHLPGAVAILLTYTTEERSYKLLYTGDFFLSNSRLVEGLRLEELRGLELNVLIIEGTYGTSRHPHRRNQENQLAERINRAIADRCSVLLPTPALGLGQELLMLLRSHHHFTGRDLDIWVDGAVATGCDAYLELLPHLPPSVQNFARHQPLFWDERVRPRVRRLQPEHRATVGKSPCIVLTDSTADFNQYCQNETGPWVILLPEKIDIKLNKKYSATTSDESYLLAQHSDGPGTTQLIHNLRPQHVVFVHGSPAYLADLTSLEELQNRYHVHSPAAGTLVELPIGETFLQPAPPETNYEGELTELGTVITVTLPDAITHDPRWRQFADTGLIEARWQGEELVLRGLSPRELLHQNGDRYTWSDINSCGNCRHQRGQRCWNPASPLYNFKVTLEGYCPVFERLSNSETQT; this comes from the coding sequence ATGAGGAATAATCTGTCGGCATCCTCTGGCGTTGATGCTGATGAGGCAGCTAGTGAATTAAACTGTTTGCCCTATAGTGTCCAGCATCATGATGAGGGTGTGTGTTTATTAGTACGGATGGGGCCACACCGGATTCTACTAGATTGTGGATTGAGGGATACTTCATCGTTACTGACCTCGTTAGCTAAGTCGGCACGTCGAGGTAGTTCGCCAATTCCAGCCGATTTGGTTTTGGTCAGTCACGCCCACCCAGATCACGCTAGAGGATTGCTAGACCTACATCAGGCTTTTCCCCTGTTACCGATCTATGCCAGCGAGGTAACGAGCAAGTTACTACCGCTGAATTGGCTAGACGAAGATCCCCAGATTATTTCTCAGCTTTGTCATGCTTTGCCGTTGCGATCGCCTGTAGAAATCCAGGAAGGTCTGGTCGTGGAATTATTTCCCGCCGGACATTTACCAGGAGCGGTAGCAATTTTACTTACCTATACTACAGAAGAGCGTTCTTATAAGCTGCTGTATACAGGAGATTTTTTCTTATCTAACTCGCGCTTGGTAGAAGGTTTGCGTTTAGAAGAGTTACGAGGATTAGAGTTAAATGTCCTGATTATTGAGGGTACTTATGGCACATCTCGCCATCCCCACCGCCGTAACCAAGAAAACCAACTAGCAGAACGGATTAATCGCGCGATCGCAGACCGTTGTTCTGTACTACTCCCCACACCAGCTTTAGGTTTGGGTCAAGAACTGTTGATGCTGTTACGTTCTCACCACCACTTCACCGGACGAGATTTAGATATCTGGGTTGATGGTGCTGTGGCTACTGGTTGTGACGCTTACCTGGAACTACTGCCGCACTTACCGCCATCCGTGCAGAACTTCGCTCGCCATCAACCCTTGTTTTGGGATGAGCGAGTGCGTCCGCGAGTCCGTCGTTTGCAGCCAGAACATCGTGCCACTGTGGGCAAGTCTCCCTGTATTGTACTTACAGACTCCACCGCTGATTTCAACCAATACTGCCAAAACGAAACTGGCCCTTGGGTGATCCTGTTACCAGAAAAAATTGATATAAAACTTAATAAAAAATATTCAGCAACCACTAGCGACGAAAGTTATCTTCTCGCCCAGCATAGTGACGGCCCTGGGACTACTCAGCTAATTCATAATTTGCGTCCCCAGCACGTTGTTTTTGTCCACGGTTCCCCAGCATACTTAGCAGATTTGACTAGCTTAGAAGAACTACAAAACCGTTATCACGTGCATTCTCCAGCTGCTGGTACTTTAGTAGAACTGCCAATTGGCGAGACATTTTTACAACCAGCACCCCCAGAAACGAATTATGAAGGCGAACTCACAGAGTTAGGAACAGTGATCACTGTCACCTTACCCGATGCGATTACACATGACCCCCGTTGGCGACAGTTTGCTGATACTGGTTTAATTGAAGCTCGTTGGCAGGGTGAAGAACTAGTGTTGAGGGGATTGTCTCCCAGAGAACTACTGCACCAAAATGGCGATCGCTATACTTGGTCTGATATAAATTCTTGTGGTAATTGCCGCCACCAACGAGGACAACGCTGTTGGAATCCTGCGTCTCCGTTATATAACTTCAAAGTAACTCTTGAGGGTTACTGTCCTGTTTTTGAACGCTTATCCAATTCTGAAACTCAAACGTGA
- a CDS encoding DUF6679 family protein yields the protein MLHRKIYQLCCDGREVCVFLRDQQRWIERARILDIEGDLVTLRYETDEDDEVCAWEEMVRLESIGSVTQKLASVPRGNAEFLMTEDCPESERIRNHSPDSNPE from the coding sequence ATGCTACACCGCAAGATTTATCAACTGTGTTGCGACGGGCGCGAGGTATGTGTATTCTTGCGGGACCAGCAACGCTGGATTGAACGCGCCCGCATCCTCGACATAGAGGGGGATTTAGTGACTCTACGCTATGAAACAGACGAGGACGACGAAGTTTGTGCCTGGGAGGAAATGGTTCGTTTAGAAAGCATTGGCTCTGTAACCCAAAAGTTAGCCTCCGTGCCACGCGGTAATGCCGAATTTCTGATGACGGAAGATTGTCCAGAATCAGAGCGTATCCGGAACCATTCTCCCGACTCAAATCCTGAGTAA
- a CDS encoding Nif3-like dinuclear metal center hexameric protein: MKISDLITWFEEWANPAWCESWDNCGWQIQPGVLTEKARVLVCLTPTLAVMQEAIALHANLIFAHHPLIFSPLKSLCTGEAIAEMARLAFTHNIGIYSAHTNFDQVQDGTADVLAQILNLHSVTPIVPTQAGLGYGRVGLLEPFLTLQELLATIQTRLAAPHLIFSPTADLQQKISRVAVLGGSGASYISAVVKTHAQVYLTSDCKFHQFQESRDRNLILIDAGHYATERPACDRLVQRFLSLNLDWVKLSHKDEDFRQFFP; the protein is encoded by the coding sequence GTGAAAATTTCTGATTTAATTACTTGGTTTGAAGAATGGGCAAATCCGGCTTGGTGTGAAAGCTGGGATAATTGCGGTTGGCAGATTCAGCCGGGTGTGTTAACAGAGAAAGCGCGGGTGTTGGTTTGTTTGACACCGACTTTGGCTGTGATGCAAGAAGCGATCGCACTCCATGCTAATCTAATTTTTGCTCATCATCCATTGATTTTTAGTCCTCTCAAGTCTTTATGTACTGGTGAGGCGATCGCCGAAATGGCACGATTAGCTTTTACCCATAATATTGGGATTTACAGCGCCCACACCAATTTTGATCAAGTCCAGGATGGTACTGCTGACGTTTTGGCTCAAATTTTAAACTTGCACTCAGTCACTCCTATCGTACCGACACAAGCAGGATTGGGCTACGGGCGTGTTGGTTTATTAGAGCCATTTCTGACTTTACAAGAATTACTCGCGACAATTCAAACCCGACTCGCTGCGCCTCATTTAATTTTTTCCCCAACTGCTGACTTACAGCAGAAGATTTCACGAGTGGCTGTGTTGGGCGGTTCGGGCGCTAGTTATATTTCGGCGGTTGTCAAAACTCATGCTCAAGTTTATTTAACTTCTGATTGTAAGTTCCATCAGTTTCAGGAAAGCCGCGATCGCAATCTGATTTTAATTGATGCGGGACACTATGCCACTGAACGCCCGGCCTGCGATCGCCTAGTACAAAGATTTCTGTCTTTAAATCTAGACTGGGTGAAATTGAGTCACAAAGATGAAGATTTTCGCCAGTTTTTTCCGTGA
- a CDS encoding DUF1997 domain-containing protein, whose amino-acid sequence MLSTNGEYQSWDIKETVLPVASSLTESEDTLTEATVRLPTKFYGHYSDSMEMYAPANRVAEYLQTHATWFSRCAEPMKVQPLGENGYAVIIGRFGSFGYDVEPKIGLELLPPDAGIYRIRTIPVPDYHPPGYDVDYQASLQLVENAVNNSPSGFREITQIEWELDLLVNLHFPKFIQRLPKSLIQSTGDRLLNQIVRQVSRRLTRKVQADFHQSLGITFPGNSPKKG is encoded by the coding sequence ATGCTTTCGACAAACGGCGAATATCAATCTTGGGATATAAAAGAAACAGTTCTGCCCGTAGCGTCAAGTTTAACAGAATCTGAGGACACACTTACAGAGGCAACTGTCAGGTTACCCACTAAGTTTTACGGTCACTATAGTGACTCAATGGAAATGTATGCCCCAGCCAATAGAGTTGCAGAGTATCTTCAAACTCACGCCACATGGTTTTCGCGCTGTGCTGAACCGATGAAGGTACAACCCTTGGGCGAAAATGGTTATGCTGTGATTATCGGTCGCTTTGGCTCTTTTGGTTATGATGTAGAGCCGAAAATTGGTCTAGAACTTTTACCCCCAGACGCAGGAATATATCGGATTCGGACAATCCCTGTTCCTGACTACCATCCGCCTGGTTATGACGTAGACTATCAGGCATCGCTACAATTGGTAGAAAATGCGGTCAACAATTCTCCTAGCGGTTTTCGTGAGATTACACAAATTGAATGGGAATTAGATTTGTTAGTTAATCTGCACTTTCCCAAATTTATTCAACGATTGCCCAAATCTTTAATTCAATCTACAGGCGATCGCTTACTTAACCAAATCGTCCGTCAAGTATCTCGCCGCTTAACTCGCAAAGTCCAGGCAGATTTTCATCAATCTCTCGGAATCACCTTTCCTGGTAATTCCCCGAAAAAAGGCTAA
- a CDS encoding DUF4079 domain-containing protein has protein sequence MSLELSPEIKYWLNFFHPLTMWGLLALSLYAAYLGLQVQRTRGAQGDEKKELIKGRYNIKHYQMGSILLGLMVTGAIGGMAVTYINNGKLFVGPHLLAGLGMTGLIAFSASLSPFMQKGANWARATHILLNFALLGLFTWQAITGVQIVQRILTNA, from the coding sequence ATGAGTCTGGAACTGTCACCTGAAATTAAATATTGGCTAAACTTTTTTCACCCACTAACCATGTGGGGACTGTTAGCACTCTCACTTTACGCTGCCTACTTGGGTCTACAAGTACAGCGTACCAGAGGCGCTCAAGGAGATGAAAAGAAAGAACTGATTAAAGGTAGATATAACATTAAACACTACCAAATGGGTTCTATACTCTTAGGCTTGATGGTGACAGGTGCGATTGGTGGTATGGCTGTCACCTACATCAATAACGGTAAGTTGTTTGTGGGGCCACATCTACTAGCGGGACTGGGAATGACGGGTCTAATTGCATTTTCGGCTTCTTTATCTCCTTTCATGCAAAAAGGAGCAAATTGGGCGCGTGCAACTCATATTCTCCTAAATTTTGCCCTTTTAGGTCTGTTTACTTGGCAGGCTATTACTGGGGTGCAAATTGTCCAAAGAATTCTCACTAATGCTTAG